In the genome of Kitasatospora cineracea, one region contains:
- a CDS encoding sulfurtransferase has product MTSPLISVAELATALGSDRPPVLLDVRWALGGPPGAEEYAAGHLPGAHYVDLDRELADPPGPAGRHPLPDPDRLAAALRRAGVGAERPVVAYDAGPALSAARAWWLLRWAGHGDVRVLDGGLAAWTAAGHPLSTDTPPPGDGDFKADPGHLPTVDAAGAAALARTGLLLDARAGERYRGETEPVDPRAGHIPGAVSAPTTENLGPDGRFLAPAALAGRFAALDLTDPARTAVYCGSGVTAAHQLLALALAGHDGVALYPGSWSEWSANPANPVE; this is encoded by the coding sequence ATGACCTCGCCCCTGATCAGCGTCGCCGAACTCGCCACCGCGCTCGGCTCCGACCGGCCCCCCGTCCTGCTCGACGTCCGCTGGGCGCTCGGCGGCCCGCCCGGCGCCGAGGAGTACGCCGCGGGCCACCTGCCCGGCGCGCACTACGTCGACCTGGACCGCGAACTCGCCGACCCGCCCGGCCCGGCCGGCCGCCACCCGCTGCCCGACCCGGACCGCCTCGCCGCCGCCCTGCGCCGGGCCGGCGTCGGCGCCGAGCGCCCCGTCGTCGCCTACGACGCCGGGCCCGCGCTCTCCGCCGCCCGCGCCTGGTGGCTGCTGCGCTGGGCCGGCCACGGCGACGTCCGGGTCCTGGACGGCGGCCTCGCCGCCTGGACCGCCGCCGGGCACCCGCTCAGCACCGACACCCCGCCCCCCGGCGACGGCGACTTCAAGGCCGACCCCGGCCACCTCCCCACCGTCGACGCGGCCGGCGCCGCCGCGCTCGCCCGCACCGGCCTGCTGCTCGACGCCCGGGCCGGCGAGCGCTACCGCGGCGAGACCGAGCCCGTCGACCCGCGGGCCGGGCACATCCCCGGCGCGGTCTCCGCCCCCACCACCGAGAACCTCGGCCCCGACGGCCGCTTCCTCGCCCCGGCCGCGCTGGCCGGGCGGTTCGCCGCCCTCGACCTCACCGACCCGGCCCGCACCGCCGTCTACTGCGGCTCCGGCGTCACCGCCGCCCACCAGCTGCTCGCCCTCGCGCTGGCCGGCCACGACGGCGTCGCCCTCTACCCGGGCTCCTGGAGCGAGTGGTCCGCGAACCCGGCCAACCCGGTGGAGTAG
- a CDS encoding D-arabinono-1,4-lactone oxidase, translating into MTEVWRNWAGNQSARPAQVVAPGSVEELSAAVVAAGEAGLPVKAVGAGHSFTAIAAAGDAVLVRPDRLTAVRKLDREAGTVTVESGLPLHRLNRLLAAAGLSLTNMGDIEVQTVAGATSTGTHGTGRDSGSLAAQIEEVEIVLADGSVRTCSATEDAELFQGARLGLGALGVVSALTFAVEPMFLLSAHEKPMGFDEVLDSFDDLTAVNEHFEFYWFPHTDRCSTKRNNRSQGPAAPLPRFKAWLDDDFLSNTVWEGACRVGRAFPGAIPTIAQVASRAWSERRFTDQAYKVYTSPRKVRFIEMEYAVPREAATGVLRELRALVERSDWRISFPVEVRVAPADDLWLSTANGRDSVYIAVHLYRGTRELSYFTEVEKLMTAHQGRPHWGKLHTRDAEYLASVYPHFGDFTALRDKVDPERRFANAYLRRVLGA; encoded by the coding sequence ATGACCGAGGTCTGGCGGAACTGGGCGGGGAACCAGAGCGCGCGGCCCGCGCAGGTCGTGGCGCCGGGCTCGGTCGAGGAGCTCTCCGCGGCGGTGGTCGCGGCCGGGGAGGCCGGCCTACCGGTGAAGGCGGTCGGGGCGGGGCACTCGTTCACCGCGATAGCCGCCGCCGGGGACGCGGTGCTGGTCCGCCCGGACCGCCTGACCGCCGTCCGGAAGCTCGACCGCGAGGCCGGGACGGTCACCGTCGAGTCGGGCCTGCCGCTGCACCGGCTGAACCGCCTGCTCGCGGCGGCCGGCCTCTCGCTGACGAACATGGGCGACATCGAGGTGCAGACGGTCGCGGGCGCGACCAGCACCGGCACCCACGGCACCGGCCGGGACTCCGGCTCGCTGGCCGCGCAGATCGAGGAGGTCGAGATCGTCCTGGCCGACGGCTCGGTGCGGACCTGCTCGGCGACCGAGGACGCCGAGCTGTTCCAGGGCGCCCGGCTGGGCCTGGGCGCGCTGGGCGTGGTGAGCGCGCTGACCTTCGCGGTGGAGCCGATGTTCCTGCTCTCCGCGCACGAGAAGCCGATGGGCTTCGACGAGGTGCTGGACTCCTTCGACGACCTGACCGCGGTGAACGAGCACTTCGAGTTCTACTGGTTCCCGCACACCGACCGCTGCTCGACCAAGCGCAACAACCGCAGCCAGGGCCCGGCCGCACCACTGCCGAGGTTCAAGGCCTGGCTGGACGACGACTTCCTCTCCAACACGGTCTGGGAGGGCGCCTGCCGGGTGGGCCGCGCCTTCCCCGGGGCGATCCCGACCATCGCCCAGGTCGCCAGCCGGGCCTGGTCCGAGCGCCGGTTCACCGACCAGGCGTACAAGGTCTACACCAGCCCGCGCAAGGTGCGCTTCATCGAGATGGAGTACGCGGTGCCGCGCGAGGCGGCCACCGGGGTGCTGCGCGAACTGAGGGCGCTGGTGGAGCGCTCCGACTGGCGGATCAGCTTCCCGGTGGAGGTGCGGGTGGCCCCGGCGGACGACCTGTGGCTGTCCACCGCGAACGGGCGGGACAGCGTCTACATCGCCGTCCACCTGTACCGGGGCACCCGCGAACTCTCCTACTTCACCGAGGTGGAGAAGCTGATGACCGCCCACCAGGGGCGCCCGCACTGGGGCAAGCTGCACACCCGGGACGCCGAGTACCTGGCCTCCGTCTACCCGCACTTCGGCGACTTCACGGCGCTGCGCGACAAGGTCGACCCGGAGCGCCGGTTCGCCAACGCCTACCTGCGCCGGGTGCTCGGCGCCTGA
- the sepH gene encoding septation protein SepH: MTSAGTTREVTVPELRVVAVSNDGTRLVLKAADSTEYTLPIDERLRAAVRGDRPRLGQIEIEVESHLRPRDIQARIRAGASAEEVAQAAGISVERVRRFEGPVLAERAFMAERARKTAIRRHGESTGPQLGEAVAERLALRGAEKDTERWDSWRRDDGTWEVVLWYRAEGEHRRAAWSYDPPRRLVQPNDDEARALIGENVEREEDSVFPFIPRIARLPHDRPARPMIERPSADRIMQVREAREAAASAATAAAPERDSLTSLLDVVPSYRGDLTPVVGPSVETTVAEEPEEVVEETAAPAASVGAGSAYADILMPRSVAPHRDRLVGTTDRQAEADGVRPGRRATVPSWDEIVFGSRRKKPE, encoded by the coding sequence GTGACGTCGGCAGGCACCACCCGGGAGGTAACCGTGCCCGAACTGCGCGTCGTGGCCGTCAGCAACGACGGCACACGGCTGGTGCTCAAGGCTGCCGACAGCACGGAGTACACCCTGCCGATCGACGAGCGGCTGCGCGCCGCCGTCCGGGGTGACCGGCCGCGGCTCGGCCAGATCGAGATCGAGGTGGAGAGCCACCTCCGCCCCCGTGACATCCAGGCCCGGATACGAGCCGGTGCCTCCGCTGAGGAGGTCGCCCAGGCCGCCGGCATCTCGGTGGAACGCGTCCGCCGCTTCGAGGGCCCGGTGCTCGCCGAGCGCGCCTTCATGGCCGAGCGGGCCCGCAAGACGGCGATCCGCCGGCACGGCGAGTCCACCGGCCCGCAGCTCGGCGAGGCCGTCGCCGAGCGCCTCGCGCTGCGCGGCGCCGAGAAGGACACCGAGCGCTGGGACTCCTGGCGCCGCGACGACGGCACCTGGGAGGTCGTCCTCTGGTACCGCGCCGAGGGCGAGCACCGGCGGGCCGCCTGGTCCTACGACCCGCCGCGGCGGCTGGTCCAGCCCAACGACGACGAGGCCCGCGCGCTGATCGGCGAGAACGTCGAGCGCGAGGAGGACTCGGTCTTCCCGTTCATCCCGCGGATCGCCCGGCTGCCGCACGACCGCCCGGCCCGCCCGATGATCGAGCGGCCCTCCGCCGACCGCATCATGCAGGTCCGCGAGGCCCGCGAGGCGGCGGCCTCCGCCGCCACCGCGGCCGCGCCCGAACGGGACTCCCTCACCAGCCTGTTGGACGTGGTGCCGTCCTACCGCGGCGACCTCACCCCGGTCGTCGGCCCGAGCGTGGAGACCACGGTCGCCGAGGAGCCCGAGGAGGTCGTCGAGGAGACGGCGGCCCCTGCCGCCAGCGTCGGCGCGGGCTCCGCGTACGCGGACATCCTGATGCCGCGCTCGGTCGCCCCGCACCGGGACCGCCTGGTCGGCACCACCGACCGCCAGGCCGAGGCCGACGGCGTCCGGCCGGGCCGCCGGGCGACGGTGCCGAGCTGGGACGAGATCGTCTTCGGCTCGCGCCGCAAGAAGCCCGAGTAG
- a CDS encoding MFS transporter, with the protein MLSSYRQIFAAPGSLAFSSTGLIARLPISMTGIGIVTMLGRIKDSYWLGSLLSAVLAVSAAVLGPRISRLVDRHGQRRVALPATGVTVLAAAGLLLGAHYGFPDWTLFVFAAGMGTMPSTGSMVRARWAHLYRDAPPKLHTAYSFEAVADEVCFIIGPILAATLATSLFPESGLLLAGVFLVVGVLLFTAQRRTEPPAHPVEHRGGSPVVRDKGIQTLILTLAAVGGVFGSVEVVTVAFARAQGHPAASGGVLAVYALGSCLAGAVFGALKFTTPLDRRFLLGVGVMAAGMAPLILAAQLLHGTAALVGVGAALFLSGLAISPTLITSMALVERLVPAAQLTEGMTWTTTGLALGVAVGSSAAGIVVDAGGSANGYWVPVASAALSAVAAYTGLPRLRRRLAAARPAAAEAVHS; encoded by the coding sequence GTGCTGTCCAGCTACCGCCAGATATTCGCCGCCCCCGGTTCCCTGGCCTTCTCCTCCACCGGGCTGATCGCCCGGCTGCCGATCTCCATGACCGGGATCGGCATCGTCACCATGCTCGGCCGGATCAAGGACTCCTACTGGCTGGGCAGCCTGCTCTCCGCCGTCCTCGCGGTCTCCGCCGCGGTGCTCGGCCCGCGCATCTCCCGCCTGGTCGACCGCCACGGCCAGCGCCGGGTCGCGCTCCCCGCCACCGGCGTCACCGTGCTGGCCGCCGCCGGGCTGCTGCTCGGCGCGCACTACGGCTTCCCGGACTGGACGCTGTTCGTCTTCGCCGCCGGCATGGGCACCATGCCCAGCACCGGCTCGATGGTCCGCGCCCGCTGGGCCCACCTCTACCGGGACGCGCCGCCCAAGCTGCACACCGCGTACTCCTTCGAGGCCGTCGCGGACGAGGTCTGCTTCATCATCGGCCCGATCCTGGCCGCCACCCTGGCCACCTCGCTCTTCCCCGAGTCCGGCCTGTTGCTGGCCGGGGTCTTCCTGGTGGTCGGCGTCCTGCTGTTCACCGCCCAGCGCCGCACCGAGCCCCCGGCCCACCCCGTCGAGCACCGCGGCGGCAGCCCGGTCGTCCGGGACAAGGGCATCCAGACCCTGATCCTGACGCTGGCCGCGGTCGGCGGCGTCTTCGGCTCGGTCGAGGTGGTCACCGTGGCCTTCGCCCGCGCCCAGGGGCACCCGGCCGCGTCCGGCGGCGTGCTGGCCGTGTACGCGCTCGGCTCCTGCCTGGCCGGGGCGGTCTTCGGCGCGCTGAAGTTCACCACCCCGCTGGACCGCCGCTTCCTGCTCGGCGTCGGCGTGATGGCCGCCGGGATGGCGCCGCTGATCCTCGCCGCCCAGCTGCTGCACGGCACCGCCGCGCTGGTCGGGGTCGGCGCCGCGCTCTTCCTCTCCGGCCTGGCCATCTCCCCCACCCTGATCACCTCGATGGCGCTGGTGGAACGGCTCGTCCCGGCCGCGCAGCTCACCGAGGGCATGACCTGGACCACCACCGGCCTGGCCCTCGGCGTGGCCGTCGGCTCCTCCGCGGCCGGCATCGTCGTCGACGCCGGGGGCAGCGCCAACGGCTACTGGGTGCCGGTGGCCTCCGCCGCGCTCTCCGCGGTCGCCGCCTACACCGGCCTGCCCCGGCTGCGCCGCCGGCTCGCCGCGGCGCGGCCGGCCGCGGCGGAGGCGGTGCACTCCTGA
- a CDS encoding GNAT family N-acetyltransferase has translation MEHERAPVDNGYPQHWEADVLLRDGGTARIRPITADDAERLVEFYEQVSDQSKYFRFFAPYPHLSDKDVRRFTRHDYVNRVGLALVVRDRFVATVRYDRTDKDGMPSTTGTDAEVAFLVQDAHQGRGIASALLEHIAAVAQERGIRRFTAEVLPENRKMVKVFTDAGYTQRRSFADGVVHLEFDLEPTAASLAVMRAREHRAEARSVQRLLTPRSIAVIGVSRNPQSVGRALLRDVRSGFDGPVYAVNRGAEPGTLLEGVPTHRSVLDVPGPVDLAVIAVPEPAVPGAVAECGAHGVQGLVVVSAGYAETGPDGRDRQRALVRQARAAGMRVIGPNAFGLVNTDPEHRLNASLAPVLPDRGPFGVFCQSGAIGVALLEAAHRRGMGVSSFASVGNRADVSGNDLLQYWEEDAATEVVLLYFESFGNPRKFTRIARRLAAGKPVVVLKGARHTGSLPPGHAVQPAATRLRDSTVDALFQQAGVIRVDTITELFDTGELLAGQPLPGGNKVAVVGNSDSLGLLTYDTCLSAGLRPRTPVDLTTGATGENFRVALDTALADPHTDAVIAVAIPPIGVHGPGPAPELVEDDPEIAQALLDAAVRGRELGKPLLLAHLALPALVARLRAGGVPAYPAPERAVHALADAVRYAKWRRRNAEAEETARVPELEGVDEHAARALVERALSGREAVAARLQSGGARVTLPDPEAAELLGHYGIPVSPTLPAPDEAAAVKAAAALGYPVALKATAEHLRHRPDLGSVRLDLTSEAELRRAHRELDALLGGAAQAELVVQRLAPRGVDTVIGAAVDPAVGTILSFGLAGAPAELLGDVAHRLVPATDRDVAELIREVRAAPLLFGWRGAEAVDTGALEEVLLRVSRLVDDLPEIAAVDLEPVVVAPHGLTVLGARVRIAPLPVRTDLGPRAMSTL, from the coding sequence GTGGAGCACGAGCGCGCACCGGTCGACAACGGGTACCCCCAGCACTGGGAGGCGGACGTCCTGCTGCGCGACGGCGGGACGGCCCGGATCCGCCCGATCACCGCGGACGACGCCGAGCGGCTGGTCGAGTTCTACGAGCAGGTCTCGGACCAGTCGAAGTACTTCCGGTTCTTCGCCCCGTACCCGCACCTGTCCGACAAGGACGTCCGCCGCTTCACCCGGCACGACTACGTGAACCGGGTCGGCCTGGCACTGGTGGTGCGGGACCGCTTCGTCGCCACCGTCCGCTACGACCGGACCGACAAGGACGGGATGCCGTCCACCACCGGCACCGACGCCGAGGTCGCCTTCCTGGTCCAGGACGCCCACCAGGGCCGGGGCATCGCCTCCGCGCTGCTGGAGCACATCGCGGCGGTCGCCCAGGAGCGCGGCATCCGCCGGTTCACCGCCGAGGTGCTGCCGGAGAACCGCAAGATGGTGAAGGTCTTCACCGACGCCGGCTACACCCAGCGGCGCAGCTTCGCCGACGGCGTGGTGCACCTGGAGTTCGACCTGGAGCCGACCGCCGCCTCGCTCGCCGTGATGCGGGCCCGCGAGCACCGGGCCGAAGCCCGTTCCGTGCAGCGCCTGCTGACGCCCCGTTCGATCGCGGTGATCGGCGTCTCGCGCAACCCGCAGTCGGTCGGCCGGGCGCTGCTGCGCGACGTCCGCTCCGGCTTCGACGGCCCGGTGTACGCCGTCAACCGGGGCGCCGAGCCCGGCACCCTGCTGGAGGGCGTGCCGACGCACCGCTCGGTGCTGGACGTCCCCGGCCCGGTCGACCTCGCGGTGATCGCGGTGCCCGAGCCCGCCGTCCCCGGTGCGGTCGCCGAGTGCGGGGCGCACGGCGTGCAGGGCCTGGTGGTGGTGAGCGCCGGGTACGCCGAGACCGGCCCGGACGGGCGGGACCGGCAGCGGGCCCTGGTGCGGCAGGCCCGGGCGGCCGGCATGCGGGTGATCGGCCCGAACGCGTTCGGCCTGGTCAACACCGACCCCGAGCACCGGCTGAACGCCTCGCTGGCCCCCGTGCTGCCCGACCGCGGGCCGTTCGGCGTGTTCTGCCAGTCCGGCGCGATCGGCGTGGCCCTGCTGGAGGCCGCCCACCGGCGCGGCATGGGCGTCTCCTCGTTCGCCTCGGTCGGCAACCGCGCCGACGTCTCCGGCAACGACCTGCTGCAGTACTGGGAGGAGGACGCCGCCACCGAGGTGGTGCTGCTCTACTTCGAGTCCTTCGGCAACCCGCGCAAGTTCACCCGGATCGCCCGCCGGCTGGCCGCCGGCAAGCCCGTGGTGGTGCTCAAGGGCGCCCGGCACACCGGCAGCCTGCCGCCCGGCCACGCCGTCCAGCCCGCCGCGACCCGGCTGCGCGACAGCACCGTGGACGCCCTGTTCCAGCAGGCCGGGGTGATCCGGGTGGACACCATCACCGAGCTCTTCGACACCGGCGAACTGCTCGCCGGGCAGCCGCTGCCGGGCGGCAACAAGGTCGCCGTGGTCGGCAACTCCGACTCGCTCGGCCTGCTCACCTACGACACCTGCCTGAGCGCCGGACTGCGCCCCCGCACCCCCGTCGACCTGACCACCGGCGCCACCGGGGAGAACTTCCGGGTCGCCCTGGACACCGCGCTCGCCGACCCGCACACCGACGCGGTGATCGCCGTCGCCATCCCGCCGATCGGCGTGCACGGCCCCGGCCCGGCGCCGGAACTCGTCGAGGACGACCCCGAGATCGCCCAGGCCCTGCTGGACGCCGCCGTCCGCGGCCGGGAACTCGGCAAACCGCTGCTGCTCGCCCACCTCGCCCTGCCCGCGCTGGTCGCCCGGCTCCGCGCCGGGGGCGTGCCCGCCTACCCGGCGCCCGAGCGCGCCGTGCACGCCCTGGCCGACGCCGTCCGCTACGCGAAGTGGCGCCGGCGCAACGCCGAGGCCGAGGAGACCGCCCGGGTCCCCGAACTGGAGGGCGTCGACGAGCACGCCGCCCGCGCCCTGGTCGAACGCGCGCTGTCCGGCCGGGAGGCGGTCGCCGCCCGGCTGCAGTCCGGCGGCGCCCGGGTCACCCTGCCCGACCCCGAGGCCGCCGAACTGCTCGGCCACTACGGCATCCCGGTCAGCCCGACGCTGCCCGCCCCCGACGAGGCCGCCGCCGTCAAGGCGGCCGCCGCGCTCGGTTACCCCGTTGCGCTGAAGGCCACCGCCGAGCACCTGCGGCACCGGCCCGACCTGGGCAGCGTCCGGCTCGACCTGACCAGCGAGGCCGAACTGCGCCGCGCCCACCGCGAACTGGACGCGCTGCTCGGCGGCGCCGCGCAGGCCGAACTGGTCGTGCAGCGGCTCGCCCCGCGCGGCGTGGACACCGTGATCGGCGCGGCCGTCGACCCCGCCGTCGGCACCATCCTGTCCTTCGGCCTGGCCGGCGCCCCCGCCGAACTGCTCGGCGACGTCGCCCACCGGCTGGTCCCGGCCACCGACCGGGACGTCGCCGAACTGATCCGCGAAGTCCGGGCCGCCCCGCTGCTGTTCGGCTGGCGCGGCGCCGAGGCCGTCGACACCGGCGCGCTGGAGGAGGTGCTGCTGCGGGTCTCCCGCCTCGTCGACGACCTGCCCGAGATCGCCGCGGTCGACCTGGAGCCCGTCGTGGTCGCCCCGCACGGCCTGACCGTGCTCGGCGCCCGGGTCCGGATCGCCCCGCTGCCGGTCCGCACCGATCTGGGACCGCGCGCCATGAGCACGCTGTAA
- a CDS encoding DUF5998 family protein, with translation MAKTGTTTQDLRSAIERSGYYPALVSEAVESAVGPEPITSYLVHQETTFDANEVRRHVTVLVLTASRFVVSHTDEQNGDAATPVPYATTSTETVRLDRITSVVVSRMVANPETYTPGTPPREVVLTIGWGAVQRLDLEPAGCSDPNCEADHGYTGSATADDLSLRVSEAGDGPETVAQALVFARALSEATVANG, from the coding sequence ATGGCGAAGACCGGTACCACCACGCAGGACCTGCGGTCCGCGATCGAGCGCAGCGGCTACTACCCGGCGCTGGTCTCCGAGGCGGTGGAGTCCGCGGTGGGCCCCGAGCCGATCACCTCGTACCTGGTGCACCAGGAGACCACCTTCGACGCCAACGAGGTCCGCCGGCACGTCACCGTGCTGGTGCTCACCGCGTCCCGCTTCGTGGTCAGCCACACCGACGAGCAGAACGGCGACGCGGCCACCCCCGTCCCGTACGCCACCACCTCCACCGAGACCGTCCGCCTGGACCGGATCACCTCCGTGGTGGTCAGCCGCATGGTCGCCAACCCCGAGACGTACACCCCCGGCACCCCGCCGCGCGAGGTCGTGCTGACCATCGGCTGGGGCGCCGTGCAGCGCCTCGACCTGGAGCCGGCCGGCTGCTCCGACCCGAACTGCGAGGCGGACCACGGCTACACCGGCTCCGCCACCGCCGACGACCTGTCGCTGCGGGTCAGCGAGGCCGGGGACGGGCCGGAGACGGTCGCCCAGGCGCTGGTGTTCGCCCGGGCGCTGTCCGAGGCGACCGTGGCCAACGGCTGA
- a CDS encoding alkaline phosphatase family protein, producing the protein MHDDAYELLDPADAPAPRYGCAALSDLLPTLAAGLGVPGYRPALPLEPADRVCVFLVDGLGWELIRANPDWAPFLTSLMAGRSPITAGFPSTTATSLASVGTGLPPGQHGLAGYTVAIPDSGRLMNQLRWNPPVDPHTWQPYPTVFERAHQAGVATAQVSSPLFASTPLTQVALSGGTFLGRTTGEERMDRAAAWLAEHDRALVYTYLSELDAAGHRFGVDSDEWRLTLFTVDRLARRLAEQLPPRSALYVTADHGMIDIAPENRIDFDEDWELSAGVALLGGEGRARHVYAHPGAAGDVHAVWSEVLGEQMWVATREQAVAAGWFGPTVDERVLPRIGDVVAAARDDIAVVATRSEPGESQMVGLHGSMTPVEQLVPLLEVRG; encoded by the coding sequence ATGCACGACGACGCCTACGAGCTGCTCGACCCGGCCGACGCCCCCGCCCCGCGCTACGGCTGCGCCGCGCTCTCCGACCTGCTGCCCACGCTGGCGGCGGGCCTCGGCGTGCCCGGCTACCGCCCGGCGCTGCCGCTGGAGCCCGCCGACCGGGTCTGCGTGTTCCTGGTCGACGGCCTCGGCTGGGAGCTGATCCGGGCCAACCCGGACTGGGCGCCGTTCCTCACCTCGCTGATGGCCGGGCGCTCCCCGATCACCGCGGGCTTCCCGTCCACCACCGCCACCTCGCTGGCCTCGGTCGGCACCGGCCTGCCGCCCGGGCAGCACGGCCTGGCCGGGTACACGGTGGCGATCCCGGACAGCGGGCGGCTGATGAACCAGCTGCGCTGGAACCCGCCGGTCGACCCGCACACCTGGCAGCCCTACCCCACCGTCTTCGAGCGGGCCCACCAGGCCGGGGTGGCCACCGCGCAGGTCTCCTCCCCGCTGTTCGCCTCCACCCCGCTCACCCAGGTCGCGCTCTCCGGCGGCACCTTCCTCGGCCGCACCACCGGCGAGGAGCGGATGGACCGGGCCGCCGCCTGGCTGGCCGAGCACGACCGCGCCCTGGTCTACACGTACCTGAGCGAACTCGACGCCGCCGGGCACCGGTTCGGCGTCGACTCCGACGAGTGGCGGCTCACCCTCTTCACGGTCGACCGCCTCGCCCGCCGCCTGGCCGAGCAGCTCCCGCCGCGCTCCGCGCTGTACGTCACCGCCGACCACGGCATGATCGACATCGCCCCGGAGAACCGGATCGACTTCGACGAGGACTGGGAGCTCTCGGCCGGCGTCGCGCTGCTCGGCGGCGAGGGCCGGGCCCGGCACGTCTACGCCCATCCCGGCGCGGCCGGCGACGTGCACGCGGTGTGGAGCGAGGTGCTGGGCGAGCAGATGTGGGTCGCCACCCGCGAACAGGCCGTCGCCGCGGGCTGGTTCGGCCCCACGGTGGACGAGCGCGTGCTGCCCCGGATCGGCGACGTGGTCGCCGCCGCCCGCGACGACATCGCCGTCGTCGCCACCCGCAGCGAGCCCGGGGAGTCCCAGATGGTCGGCCTGCACGGCTCGATGACCCCCGTCGAACAGCTCGTGCCGCTGCTCGAAGTCCGCGGCTGA
- a CDS encoding HPr family phosphocarrier protein: protein MAERRVTIGWAEGLHARPASIFVKAVTSTGVPMTIAKEGGSPVNAGSMLGLLALGAAGGDTVVLAADADGADAALDRVAKLVQEGLDELPAA from the coding sequence ATGGCTGAGCGCCGCGTCACCATCGGTTGGGCCGAGGGCCTGCACGCCCGTCCCGCCTCCATCTTCGTCAAGGCCGTCACCTCCACCGGGGTCCCGATGACCATCGCCAAGGAGGGCGGCAGCCCCGTCAACGCCGGCTCCATGCTCGGCCTGCTCGCCCTCGGCGCGGCCGGCGGCGACACCGTCGTGCTGGCCGCCGACGCGGACGGCGCCGACGCCGCCCTCGACCGCGTCGCCAAGCTGGTCCAGGAGGGCCTGGACGAGCTGCCCGCCGCGTAG
- a CDS encoding thymidine kinase, with amino-acid sequence MAELVFFSGTMDCGKSTLALQMDHNHAARGRQGIIFTRHDRAGAATISSRLGLRADAVEVGDVFDFQAYVVHLLSAGGKVDYLICDEAQFFSAGQIDQLARIVDELGIDVFTFGITTDFRTKLFPGSQRLIELADRVEVLQVEALCWCGARATHNARTVGGVMVVEGAQVVVGDVAVNEDEIGYEVLCRRHHRRRLTAATARAAVLSPDVLPFEG; translated from the coding sequence ATGGCTGAATTGGTGTTCTTCTCGGGCACGATGGACTGCGGCAAGTCGACGCTGGCCCTCCAGATGGACCACAACCACGCCGCCCGCGGCCGCCAGGGCATCATCTTCACCCGCCACGACCGGGCCGGCGCCGCCACCATCTCCAGCCGCCTCGGCCTGCGCGCCGACGCCGTCGAGGTCGGCGACGTCTTCGACTTCCAGGCGTACGTCGTCCACCTGCTCTCGGCCGGCGGCAAGGTCGACTACCTGATCTGCGACGAGGCGCAGTTCTTCTCCGCCGGGCAGATCGACCAACTCGCGCGGATCGTCGACGAGTTGGGCATCGACGTGTTCACCTTCGGGATCACCACCGACTTCCGCACCAAGCTGTTCCCCGGCTCCCAGCGGCTGATCGAGCTCGCCGACCGGGTCGAGGTCCTCCAGGTCGAGGCGCTCTGCTGGTGCGGCGCCCGGGCCACCCACAACGCCCGCACCGTCGGCGGCGTCATGGTCGTCGAGGGCGCCCAGGTGGTGGTCGGGGACGTCGCCGTCAACGAGGACGAGATCGGCTACGAGGTGCTCTGCCGCCGCCACCACCGCCGCCGGCTCACCGCCGCCACCGCCCGGGCCGCGGTCCTCTCCCCGGACGTGCTCCCCTTCGAGGGCTGA